The Pseudomonas sp. MPC6 nucleotide sequence GGTCGCCAACACCCACGGGCTGACGGGGAAATGCCAACATGGGACGACGCAGGTGCCAGCTGCCCTCTCCGGTCACCAGAAGCATCTCGAAAACGTCTGCCGGCTTGCCGGGATAGGCCAGATGCTTGACCAATACCGCTTTCGGACCACGCGCCAGCAGTGCTCGCGCCATGGCCAGGCAATCGAACAGGGACTGCGGCCTGCGCCCGGAGAAACTGTCCAGTTCCAGTTGGTTCGGGCACATGAAATCCGCCACGGCGGCCGCTTCTTCCAGCAGGAAATCGCTTACCTCCGCCGGCACACTGCACCCCTTCTCCGGGTGGCCCATCACCGGATCGCACAGATACAGCGCCTTGGGATTGATCGATTTGATCCGCGCCACCCCCGTCAGAATGGCCCGGCCCTGGGCCGCACTGCCCAGGTAACCGGACAACACGGCATCGCAGTTGCCTAGTTCGCCAATCGCTGCGATCCCTTCCACCAACTCGGGAATCTGATGCGGTGCCAGCACGTCACCGGTCCACTGGCCATATTGGGTGTGGTTGGAGAACTGCACGGTATTGAGCGGCCAGACATTCACCCCGACCCGCTGCATCGGGAAAACAGCGGCGCTGTTGCCAGCGTGGCCGAACACCACGTGGGACTGGATGGCGAGCAGATGGGGCGTACGTTTCATTCGGCGAGTTCCGTAAAACATTGGAAATTCAAGCCGCGCAGTATGCGACGAAACACAGCCTGTACGACAGACCGGCGACGCAGTTAAGCTGACACTATCTTGTTGGAGCAACCTTTCATGCTGACCCTCGGAAATATCTTTGTGCTGATGCTGCTCGCCACTGGCGGCGCGTGGCTATGGCACAACCATGGCATGCGCGAGCGGGCGCTGGAGCGGGTCATGCAGCATTGCAGCAAGCTCGGAATCGAGTTGCTGGACGGCAACGTGGCGTTGAAAAAAATCGCCTTCATCAAAGACGCCAACGGTCGGCGGCGTCTGGCCCGCGTGTATAACTTCGAATTCACCGTGACCGGCGAAACCCGACACAACGGCACGATCACTCAATTCGGGGCCCACAGCGCACAGATCGAACTGGCGCCCTACCCCATGCCATTCGACGATACGCCTGCGGTGGCCGAGGTGGTGAAGCCTCGTGCCGAGGTCATCGAGTTGAGCCAATGGCGACAGGAACACACCAAGTGGCGCCCATAAATCAACGTTCCCAGGCTCCTGATTTTTGAAATGCATTCCACCGTAGGAGCTGCCGCGGGCTGCGATCTTTTGCTCTTGGATTTTTTGATCTTCAACCCAATCGACATTCCGCCAAAGCCCTCTGCAACGAATCAACATCCTGCGGTTCACTGAAAATCAACTCGATCCGCGAATCCCGCCGCCACTCACTGGGCCGCCATTCCAGTACCGAATTATCCAGTGCATTCACCGATACCCAGCCGCCGACGCTGTGGATAACCAGCTTCGCCCGCCGCCAGGCAAGGCTTTCCAGCCATTGGCCAACCAGCGCCGCATCGAATGCCTGACTCGGATGCCAACGCCAGCCAATGCTCCAACCGCCCTCCTGATCCTGACTCAGGCAAATCGGTAATGCAGGGTCACTCCAGACCGCCGGCATCTGCGCCAGTCCCTGAGGCACCCTGAAGTTATCCACACCCGCCACAGCCTGGGTTGCAAACCCGGGTAATTCGCTCAACGGCAACACGGCCTGCTGCGTCCAGTACAGCCGACGTGCGGGCAGTAGCGCGGCGATACGCTGCCTGTCAGCGGCATCGAGATCTTCGGACTTGTTCAACAGCAGCAACCCTGCCCTGTTCAACGTCTCCTGTTGACTGGCAGGCAGCGGTTTGCCGACAGCAAGCGCCTGGGCATCCAGTACCAGTACACAAGGCTGAACCGCCAGCACCCCTTGCCACGGCGCTTCACCCAACTGCCTGAGCAACTGCGCCGGATGACCCAGCCCCGATGGCTCGATGAACAATCGATCCGGCCGCGCCCTGCGCAGCAGGCGCCCGAGACCGATCTGAAACGGCGCACCATTCACGCAGCACAAACAGCCCCCCGCCACTTCGCCCAGTGCTATACCTTCGATGTCCCGGGTCAGCAGTGCAGCGTCGAGGCCGATCTGGCCGAACTCGTTGATCAACACCGCCCAACGCTCGTTCGCCGGGCGTTGCGCCAGCAAGTGCTTGATCAGGCTGGTCTTGCCGGCGCCCAATGGGCCGGCGATGACGTGGGTCGGAATGTTCTGCAACATGGTCGGTATTTTCTAGGAGGTAATGAATGCGGTTGATGGGATTGTCATTGCTGTTGGCACTCGTTTCAGGCGAAGTGTTGGCACAAGCATGTGTGGTACATAGTACGGCTGAACGGCTCGACGTCAGAGTCTGTCAGCAGAACCGCACCATCCCGGAGAAACTGTTCGCCGACGGATTCTGCCAACCCAACCTGCCCGGGCAAACAGTCGAGGTGCAGTACGTCGACCAATGCCCAACCGGCGCCTTCGGCGTCTGCAGCAACGCCCAAGTAGCCAATATGCCTTACCGCCAGGACATTCACTATTACGGCGTGGCCACCGATGCGGCGTATCTGCAGCCGTTTTGCGAAGCCCAGAGCCAGGGAACCTGGCTCAAGCCGTAAGCCGTAAACCGTAATTCGCTAGCTCAGCCAGTCGAGGGTGAGGATCAAGCGGCGCTCACCCGGCGCGGGTAATGGAGAGCGATGGATCAGGCCGAAGCCTTCGTTGCCATGCCACTTCTCGCCCTTGAGCAGCGCCACGTCGCCGCTGTCGATCTGCTGGACCTGCAAGTCGACACCAGGCTCGGCTTCAGGCTGGCCCAGTTTGCGGCGATCCATCACCCCTTCGCGCAGCCACTGGCTGCCGATACCAGCATAGGTGGTGATCAGGCGCACCGGCACATGATCAACGTGGAAACGTGGGCACATGGCCTTGTCCAGGGCCCTGAGGCGCAGACCAATACGTTTGGCGCCCAACAGGCAGGCAAAGGCGCGGGCCAGCCACGAAACGTCGGCAATGAAGCCTTCGTAGCCTTCAAGATCGCGAAAGCTCGAAGCCAATCCTTGAAGGCCGGGTTGTGCGTCATCGTCAACCAGTTCAAACGAAAGCGCTTGCGCCAGCGGTTCGTTCAGGGACAACAGCAGGCGACCGAAATCAGCGATATGCGCCGGGAGCTGGCGATTCCAGACGGCGAGGTTTACATCGTCTTCAAGGATTCTGATCAAGGCCTCCGGGGTGGCACCCTGATGTTGATGCCGGGTTCGGCAGGACGCTTTCGCGAGCAGGCTCGCTCCCACGGGTTTCAGCGCCTCCATCACGCAGCTTCCTTCTCATGCCAGGGGCCGAACGGATCGGCCAGCAACCTCCAACCCTCGACACCCAACGCCATTTCATCATCAGTCAGCAAGCAGTCATCAAGTTCCGCGGCGAGTAGCGCGAAGTCGATGTTCTGGCCGATGAACACCAGTTCCTGCCGGCAATCGCCAGCGTCGTCTGTCCAGTTTTGCATAATCGCCGCCGTGCTTTCCGTGTCTTGCGGCCACTGGGTTTTCGGCACGAAATGCCACCAGCGCCCGGCGAAACCGTGGCGCATCAACCCACCGGCCTGAGACCAGCTACCGGCATCCATGTGCTTGCTGGCCAGCCAAAAGAAACCCTTGGAGCG carries:
- the pdxY gene encoding pyridoxal kinase PdxY; translated protein: MKRTPHLLAIQSHVVFGHAGNSAAVFPMQRVGVNVWPLNTVQFSNHTQYGQWTGDVLAPHQIPELVEGIAAIGELGNCDAVLSGYLGSAAQGRAILTGVARIKSINPKALYLCDPVMGHPEKGCSVPAEVSDFLLEEAAAVADFMCPNQLELDSFSGRRPQSLFDCLAMARALLARGPKAVLVKHLAYPGKPADVFEMLLVTGEGSWHLRRPMLAFPRQPVGVGDLTSGLFLARVLLGDSLVAAFEFAASAVHEVLLETQACASYELELVRAQDRIAHPRVRFEAMAISL
- a CDS encoding DUF3301 domain-containing protein → MLTLGNIFVLMLLATGGAWLWHNHGMRERALERVMQHCSKLGIELLDGNVALKKIAFIKDANGRRRLARVYNFEFTVTGETRHNGTITQFGAHSAQIELAPYPMPFDDTPAVAEVVKPRAEVIELSQWRQEHTKWRP
- a CDS encoding CobW family GTP-binding protein, whose translation is MLQNIPTHVIAGPLGAGKTSLIKHLLAQRPANERWAVLINEFGQIGLDAALLTRDIEGIALGEVAGGCLCCVNGAPFQIGLGRLLRRARPDRLFIEPSGLGHPAQLLRQLGEAPWQGVLAVQPCVLVLDAQALAVGKPLPASQQETLNRAGLLLLNKSEDLDAADRQRIAALLPARRLYWTQQAVLPLSELPGFATQAVAGVDNFRVPQGLAQMPAVWSDPALPICLSQDQEGGWSIGWRWHPSQAFDAALVGQWLESLAWRRAKLVIHSVGGWVSVNALDNSVLEWRPSEWRRDSRIELIFSEPQDVDSLQRALAECRLG
- a CDS encoding NADH:ubiquinone oxidoreductase, giving the protein MRLMGLSLLLALVSGEVLAQACVVHSTAERLDVRVCQQNRTIPEKLFADGFCQPNLPGQTVEVQYVDQCPTGAFGVCSNAQVANMPYRQDIHYYGVATDAAYLQPFCEAQSQGTWLKP
- a CDS encoding DUF1826 domain-containing protein, with amino-acid sequence MEALKPVGASLLAKASCRTRHQHQGATPEALIRILEDDVNLAVWNRQLPAHIADFGRLLLSLNEPLAQALSFELVDDDAQPGLQGLASSFRDLEGYEGFIADVSWLARAFACLLGAKRIGLRLRALDKAMCPRFHVDHVPVRLITTYAGIGSQWLREGVMDRRKLGQPEAEPGVDLQVQQIDSGDVALLKGEKWHGNEGFGLIHRSPLPAPGERRLILTLDWLS